A genomic window from Populus nigra chromosome 7, ddPopNigr1.1, whole genome shotgun sequence includes:
- the LOC133700211 gene encoding U-box domain-containing protein 21-like, translating to MIVSWRLRRKSKKNKNPSQDINSDMEIMIPRHFCCPISLDLMKDPVTLSTGITYDRESIEKWIEDGNLTCPVTNQVLASFDQIPNHSLRKMIQDWGVENRSYGFERIPTPRVPVTPYEVSEICRKVNFATQRGEQKKCQELVRKIKNWGKESERNKRCVVENAAGCVLSACFESFASVAMEKDEDLLGEILSVLVWMFPLAEEGQSRLGSIMSLNCLVWFLKRGDLSARQNAALVLKNLLALDQRHVNALVKIEGVDEALVKLIKEPICPTATKASLMAIFYMTSPSSLNEKMIPTFVEMGLVSLIIEILVDGDKSICEKALGVLDHICDCKEGREKAYENALIVAVLIKKILNVSDLASELSVSILWKLFKNYGERSEDGVDDAEGGVVVEALQVGAFQKLLVLLQVGCGNSTKKKLKELLKLLNLCRVKLDCFDSSADFKYVKRPY from the coding sequence ATGATTGTTTCTTGGAGATTAAGGAGAAAgtccaagaaaaacaagaatccaAGCCAAGATATCAATTCGGACATGGAAATCATGATTCCTAGACACTTTTGTTGCCCGATTTCTCTTGACTTGATGAAAGATCCGGTCACATTATCGACAGGAATCACATACGATAGAGAAAGTATCGAAAAATGGATCGAAGATGGCAACCTAACATGTCCGGTTACAAACCAGGTGTTAGCCAGCTTTGATCAGATTCCGAATCATTCCCTGCGCAAGATGATTCAAGATTGGGGTGTTGAGAATCGTTCTTATGGGTTTGAAAGGATTCCTACGCCTCGTGTCCCTGTGACACCGTACGAGGTTTCGGAGATTTGCAGGAAGGTTAATTTTGCAACTCAACGAGGCGAGCAAAAGAAGTGTCAAGAGCTGGTTAGGAAGATCAAGAATTGGGGTAAAGAGAGTGAGCGCAACAAGAGATGCGTTGTGGAGAATGCGGCTGGTTGTGTTTTATCGGCTTGCTTCGAGTCCTTTGCAAGTGTTGCAATGGAGAAAGATGAGGATTTGTTGGGAGAGATTTTATCAGTTTTGGTATGGATGTTTCCACTTGCTGAAGAAGGCCAAAGTAGGCTTGGATCCATCATGTCTTTGAATTGTTTGGTATGGTTCTTGAAGAGGGGAGATCTTTCAGCCAGGCAAAATGCAGCTTTGGTGCTTAAAAATCTTCTTGCTCTAGATCAAAGGCATGTAAATGCCCTGGTGAAGATTGAAGGAGTGGATGAAGCTTTGGTTAAGTTAATCAAGGAGCCTATTTGCCCAACAGCCACCAAAGCTTCATTGATGGCAATTTTCTACATGACTTCACCATCAAGTCTCAATGAGAAGATGATACCAACATTTGTGGAAATGGGTTTGGTTTCATTGATCATAGAGATTCTAGTTGATGGAGACAAAAGCATATGCGAGAAGGCACTAGGTGTTTTGGACCATATTTGTGATTGCAAAGAAGGGAGAGAAAAGGCCTATGAGAATGCTCTCATTGTAGCTGTTTTGATCAAGAAAATCTTGAATGTATCAGATTTGGCATCAGAATTGTCAGTTTCCATTCTCTGGAAGCTTTTCAAGAATTACGGAGAGAGATCAGAGGATGGCGTTGATGATGCAGAAGGAGGTGTTGTGGTTGAAGCACTTCAAGTGGGTGCTTTCCAGAAGCTGCTGGTCTTATTGCAAGTGGGCTGTGGTAATAGCACAAAGAAGAAGCTTAAAGAGTTGCTAAAATTGTTGAATCTTTGTAGAGTTAAgttagattgttttgattctTCAGCAGATTTCAAGTATGTCAAAAGGCCATACTGA
- the LOC133699932 gene encoding receptor protein kinase TMK1-like gives MKRKSCQSLKLFMIFLFGFSSIFRYASSQASPDAEVMLSLKKSLNVPDSLGWSDPDPCKWNHVVCSDEKRVTRIQIGRQNLQGTLPSNLQNLTQLERLELQYNNISGHLPSLNGLSSLQVILLSDNKFTSVPSDFFAGLSSLQSVEIDNNPFSNWVIPESIQNASGLQNFSANSANISGSIPSFFGPDAFPALTILRLAFNDLEGELPASFSGSQVQSLWLNGQKLSGSIYVIQNMTLLREVWLQSNGFSGPLPDFSGLKDLESLNLRDNSFTGPVPESLVNLESLKVVNLSNNLLQGPIPVFKSSVSVDMVKDSNRFCLSTPGPCDSRVNTLLSIVKSMYYPHRLADGWKGNDPCADWFGITCNKGNITVVNFEKMGLTGSISPDFASLKSLERLVLANNNLTGLIPQEITTLPRLKALDVSNNQLYGKVPAFTNNVIVNTNGNPHIGKDVNSSTSPGSPSASPSANTGSGSGSNSGKSGKKSSAFIGVIVFSVVGGVFLLFLIGLVVFCLYKKKQKRFSRVQSPNEMVIHPRHSVSDNESVKITVAGSSVSVGAISETHTIPTSEQGDIQMGEAGNMVISIQVLRNVTNNFSEENILGQGGFGVVYKGELHDGTKIAVKRMGSGVISSKGLNEFKSEIAVLTKVRHRHLVALLGYCLDGNEKLLVYEYMPQGTLSRHLFNWAEEGLKPMEWTRRLTIALDVARGVEYLHGLAHQSFIHRDLKPSNILLGDDMRAKVSDFGLVRLAPEGKGSIETRIAGTFGYLAPEYAVTGRVTTKVDVFSFGVILMELITGRKALDDSQPEESMHLVTWFRRMHLNKDTFRKAIDPTIDLNEETLASISTVAELAGHCCAREPYQRPDMGHAVNVLSSLVELWKPTDHSSEDIYGIDLEMSLPQALKKWQAYEGRSNMESSSSSLLPSLDNTQTSIPARPYGFAESFTSADGR, from the exons ATGAAGAGAAAAAGCTGTCAAAGTTTGAAGctttttatgattttccttTTTGGGTTTTCTTCAATCTTTCGTTATGCAAGCTCTCAAGCAAGCCCGGATGCTGAAGTTATGCTATCTCTCAAAAAAAGTCTCAATGTACCAGATTCACTTGGATGGTCGGACCCGGATCCATGCAAATGGAACCATGTAGTTTGTTCGGATGAAAAACGGGTCACCCGGATCCAAATTGGACGCCAAAATCTTCAAGGTACACTCCCTTCAAATCTTCAAAACCTTACTCAACTTGAACGTTTAGAGCTTCAGTATAACAACATTTCGGGTCATTTGCCAAGTTTAAACGGGTTAAGTTCATTACAAGTGATCCTCTTAAGTGACAATAAGTTCACTTCAGTCCCTAGTGACTTCTTCGCCGGTTTGTCTTCACTTCAATCAGTGGAGATTGATAACAACCCGTTTTCCAATTGGGTCATTCCAGAAAGTATACAAAATGCTTCTGGTTTGCAAAATTTTTCTGCAAATTCAGCTAATATATCCGGGTCAATACCGAGTTTTTTTGGCCCAGATGCTTTTCCGGCTCTAACCATTTTGAGGTTAGCTTTTAATGATCTTGAAGGTGAATTGCCTGCAAGTTTTTCAGGGTCACAAGTTCAGTCTTTGTGGCTTAATGGACAGAAACTTAGTGGTAGCATTTATGTTATTCAGAACATGACTTTGTTAAGAGAAGTTTGGTTGCAGTCTAATGGGTTTTCGGGTCCTTTACCTGACTTTTCGGGTTTGAAAGACTTAGAGAGCTTGAATTTAAGAGATAATTCATTTACTGGTCCCGTTCCTGAGTCTTTGGTTAATCTTGAGTCTTTAAAGGTTGTGAATTTGTCAAATAATTTGCTTCAAGGACCAATACCTGTGTTTAAGAGCTCCGTTTCTGTGGATATGGTTAAGGATTCTAACAGATTCTGCTTGTCAACTCCTGGTCCATGTGATTCGCGAGTTAATACCTTGCTTTCGATAGTGAAATCAATGTATTACCCACACAGGTTGGCAGATGGTTGGAAGGGGAATGATCCATGTGCAGATTGGTTTGGAATAACATGTAATAAGGGGAACATCACTGTTGTTAACTTTGAGAAGATGGGGCTAACAGGCTCGATTTCTCCAGATTTTGCATCACTTAAGTCATTGGAAAGGTTGGTTCTTGCAAATAATAATCTGACAGGTTTGATTCCGCAAGAGATTACTACCTTACCTAGACTTAAGGCACTTGATGTGTCAAACAATCAGCTTTATGGGAAAGTTCCGGCCTTTACGAACAATGTGATCGTTAATACTAATGGTAATCCACATATAGGGAAGGATGTGAATAGTTCTACATCTCCAGGATCCCCATCTGCAAGTCCATCGGCAAATACTGGTTCTGGAAGTGGTAGCAATTCAGGAAAAAGTGGCAAGAAATCTTCCGCTTTCATCGGAGTCATTGTGTTTTCTGTGGTTGGGGGTGTTTTCTTATTGTTCTTGATCGGCTTGGTGGTTTTCTGTCTGtataagaagaaacaaaagcggTTTAGCAGAGTACAGAGTCCGAATGAAATGGTGATTCATCCTCGCCACTCGGTGTCTGATAATGAGAGTGTGAAGATTACTGTTGCTGGATCAAGTGTTAGTGTTGGTGCTATTAGTGAAACACATACAATTCCTACAAGTGAACAGGGTGACATTCAAATGGGTGAAGCTGGGAACATGGTCATTTCTATTCAAGTTTTAAGGAATGTTACTAACAATTTCAGTGAAGAAAACATATTGGGACAAGGAGGTTTTGGAGTGGTCTATAAAGGTGAGTTGCATGATGGTACAAAGATTGCTGTGAAGAGGATGGGGTCTGGGGTCATAAGTAGTAAAGGGCTAAATGAATTCAAGTCTGAGATTGCTGTTTTGACTAAGGTTAGGCACCGGCATCTTGTTGCTCTTCTTGGGTACTGCTTGGATGGTAATGAGAAGCTTCTTGTGTATGAGTATATGCCACAAGGGACACTCAGTAGACATCTCTTCAACTGGGCAGAAGAAGGATTGAAACCAATGGAGTGGACAAGAAGGTTGACAATAGCCTTGGATGTAGCTAGAGGTGTCGAGTATCTTCATGGTTTGGCTCATCAAAGCTTTATACACAGGGACTTAAAGCCTTCAAACATTCTTCTCGGGGATGATATGAGGGCTAAGGTTTCAGATTTTGGCCTTGTGCGCCTTGCACCAGAGGGTAAAGGCTCTATTGAAACTAGAATTGCTGGAACTTTTGGATATTTGGCACCAGAATATGCAG TTACTGGTCGAGTGACAACTAAAGTTGATGTTTTCAGTTTTGGAGTGATATTGATGGAACTTATAACTGGCAGAAAAGCTCTTGATGATAGCCAGCCTGAAGAGAGCATGCATCTTGTAACGTGGTTCCGCAGAATGCACCTGAACAAGGACACATTCCGGAAGGCCATCGATCCCACAATTGACCTCAATGAGGAAACACTTGCCAGCATCAGCACCGTAGCAGAGTTGGCAGGTCACTGCTGTGCTAGGGAACCATATCAAAGGCCAGACATGGGTCATGCTGTGAATGTTCTCTCTTCTCTGGTGGAGCTGTGGAAACCAACCGACCACAGTTCTGAAGACATATATGGTATTGACCTTGAAATGTCCTTGCCGCAGGCACTTAAGAAGTGGCAAGCTTATGAAGGTAGAAGCAACATggaatcttcttcttcttcactccTTCCCAGCTTAGACAATACTCAGACCAGCATACCTGCGCGCCCATATGGGTTTGCTGAGTCATTTACATCAGCTGATGGAAGATGA
- the LOC133699927 gene encoding zinc finger protein 4-like, whose product MKPIIDLEVEATSENVSEVSSQVASNLSNQETSAAPSNDSLTNSSYLTNAIATQSGSEMVSLDLTLCFNNDELGGRDPVGLSLSSTSESSNEPASRTTAEAIPRVFSCNYCQRKFFSSQALGGHQNAHKRERTLAKRAIRMGIFSERYASLASLPLYGSSFRSLGIEAHSSVHQNFAPPVRSLEISSSARFDQGYAGLPVFMEDDEAELLWPGSFRQVAVADDAHQSFVVAGSSNMIFLGATPPVNLDDSAPDLTLKL is encoded by the coding sequence aTGAAACCAATTATTGATCTTGAAGTTGAAGCCACCTCAGAAAATGTTTCTGAAGTTAGCAGCCAAGTAGCTTCCAACTTATCAAACCAAGAAACTTCTGCAGCCCCCTCCAATGACAGCCTCACTAACTCTTCCTATCTCACAAATGCCATAGCAACTCAATCTGGTTCGGAAATGGTTTCCCTTGACTTAACCCTTTGCTTCAATAATGATGAGTTAGGTGGAAGGGACCCAGTGGGACTCTCATTGTCAAGCACAAGTGAGAGTAGCAATGAACCTGCATCACGTACTACAGCTGAAGCAATACCACGagtattttcttgcaattactGTCAGCGCAAATTCTTCAGCTCTCAGGCACTTGGTGGACACCAAAACGCTCATAAGAGAGAAAGAACATTAGCTAAGCGTGCAATAAGAATGGGTATTTTCTCGGAAAGGTATGCCAGCCTAGCATCGTTGCCTCTATATGGATCCTCATTCCGATCCCTAGGGATAGAGGCACATTCTTCAGTGCACCAAAACTTTGCACCACCAGTAAGGTCACTAGAAATAAGCAGCAGTGCAAGATTTGATCAAGGTTATGCAGGTCTGCCAGTATTCATGGAGGATGATGAGGCAGAGTTGTTATGGCCAGGTAGTTTTCGACAGGTAGCTGTGGCAGACGATGCTCATCAAAGTTTTGTAGTCGCAGGAAGttcaaacatgatttttttgggGGCAACTCCACCAGTGAACTTAGATGATTCTGCGCCAGATCTCACACTAAAACTTTGA